The following nucleotide sequence is from Paenibacillus andongensis.
GCCCATTATTTAACTGGCAAAGTTTATGATTATTATAAGCAAAATTTCAATCGTGATAGCTTAGACGGAAATGGTATGAAAATGGTATCTTATGTTCATGATGGAACCAATGTCCCTAACGCATTTTGGACAATGTTAACACCAACACAGGGTGTCATGTTCTATGGTGATGGCGATGGAGTAGGCTACAAGTGTATGTCTTGTGAAATGGACGTTGTCGCACACGAACTGACTCACGGATTAACAGCATTTACTGCGGACTTGGACTACGTAGGCCAGTCAGGTGCTTTGAACGAAGCTTTCTCCGATATTATGGCGGCTGTGATGGACGGCAACTGGACTGTAGGTGAAGATACAGGAACCATAATTCGAGATATGTCTAACCCCAATGCGAAGGGCCAGCCGCAACATTTGGACCAATATGTAAATACTGTAACGGATTATCGTGGTGTACATGTGAACTCTGGAATTCCGAACCACGCTGCTTATTTGATCGCTACGAAGTTGGACCAAGCAGGGTATAACGGAAAAAGCTTACTCGGCAAGTTAGCCTATTATGCGCTAACCAAATATCTAACCCATACTTCTCAGTTTATTGATGCAAGGAATGCCTTTTACACGGCAGTTGATGATTTGGGCGTGTCCTCCACTGACATTACAACTGTACGCAACATTGTAGATCAAGCGTGGAAAGAGGTTGGTATCCCTTACACAGATTCCATCGCTGCAGATGCATTTGAGCCCAACAACACATTTGCGCTAGCTAAAACGATCACTTTTGGAACGAAAATTCCAGGAACTTTGCAGACGGATGACCTAGATTTTTACAAATTTACAATTGGTGGAAATGTAACGCAGAATGTATATGCCTATCTTTATGGTTATTCAGGTAATATGGCTGCTATTCTCTTCAAAGATACTAATACAGTACCAGTGCATTTAACTAATACCACTGACCCTAGTATCACTTATTCTACCTATGGAGCTTCGGCTTTTAAACAATCATTGGAACCAGGAAATTATTATCTATTAATTGATACTTATGGTGAATCGTTTAATTCCAAAGGACCCTATAGCCTTTTCTTTACTAATGATTCGAGTAAATCAGCCATAACATCTCATCTGGCTGAACGTATCAATGAAGCTGGTCAATTGCTGGACGTTCATACCTATATGCCTGCAGACAAGAAAAATGCATTGAATCAAGCCGTTACCGAGGCACTGTCCGTTACTGGTTCTGTGTATGCTGCCGAAACACAGTTTAATGAGACACTTAAGCTTGATACAGCAATCAAAACCTTTTCTGCTGAAACAGATAAAGCTGCTCCAAGCTGGTCATCGGGAAGTGCATTAAGTGCTTCCAATATCACTACATCAGGCTTGAAATTAACCTGGCCCCTTGCCCAAGATGCTTTATCAGGAGTAACTCAGTATAAAATATACCAGGGCAGCACTCTGCTTGGCACAGTTGCAGCTAGCGTGAACACGTACGATGTATCGACTTTGTCCGCCAATACTCCTTATACATTCACAGTAAAGGCTGGAGATGCTTTAGGCAATTGGACGACGACAGGATTATCAGTGACAGCTACAACGCTTAGCAATAGCGGCGGCGGTGGAGGTGGATGCTGCGCTGGCGGTGGATTTGGCGGTGGCTTTGTACCGAGCACACCGGAAAAAACAACCGAAGGACAGCAGGCTGTTGCAGAAACCGCACTTAAAAGTGCAGTCGATGGAAAAGTCACTATAACTGTAGATCAAAAAGAAGCTGTTCTTCCAGTTAATGCTTTTGATTTGATAGGCAATAACAAACTGCAATTAAACCTTGGAACCGCGGTTCTTTCGCTGGATAGTTCCATACTAAAGGATTTGGCAAATCTGCTTGGTTCGAATAAGGGGAAAGATGCCAAGCTTGTTTTTAAACACGAGAAGCTTAACGAGAGTGAAAGCCAGCAATTAATCAACAAAGCTGCTGGAGCTAACGGCAGCATGAAGCCCGCAACAGAAATATATAATTTTGAATTGCAAGCAGTGGACGGCGGGCAGAGCCTTAAGCTTGGCAAATTTGAGAAGCCTGTTGAATTGACGCTTACTTACAAGCAGGGAACTAATCCAGATTTGCTCGGTGTATATTATTACAACGAATCGACTTCCCAGTGGGAATATGTCGGAGGCACTTCTAATAAGAGCAATAACACTATCACTGTTGTTCTTTCCCATTTCAGCAAATATGCAGTTGTGGAATTGGACAAACAGTTCAACGATATTCCATCCGATCACTGGGCAAATAAAGCATTAAAGTCATTATCGGCTAAGCATATCGTAACCGGAACTTCAGAAACCATGTTCTCACCCGAGGCTAAAACGACACGAGCTGAATTCGCGGCACTCCTTGTACGAACACTTGGATTGAAAGCATCAAAACCTGCTCCTTTCCAAGATGTGGATCAATCAGCATGGTACACAGATGCTGTAGCAGCTGCCTATGAGGCGGGTCTTATCGGCGGACGCTCTGAGACGAAATTTGCACCTCTTGCTACCATGACTCGCGAAGAGATGGCTGCCATGCTCGTACGCGCTTATGAGTTTAAAACGGCTAAAAAACTAGGACAAGGGGAATTATCGCTTGTTGATAACAGCCTAATCTCAGGATGGGCTAAAGGCCAAGTTCAAACTGCAGTGAGCAATGGATTAATGAATGGGATCGGCAATAGTAAATTCGCTCCACAGGAGCTGACAAATCGCGCTCAAAGTGCGCAAGCCATTTATAATCTGCTTCAAAAGTTATAGAATGTTCAAAAAGGGCTGCTCCCAAGGTCGTTATGACTGAGGGGCAGCCTTTTTGGTCGGGATTCTTTGCTGATCGCAACCGGTTATACGAACGATTGAACGGGGAGCGGGGAACGAGTTTCAGCTGACAGATACTCTGCTTAAGATGTGTCTGCATGAAGGGTTGATGGCGCTTGGATATCGAACATTCAGCAACCTTTCAGCAACCGCTCAGATTGCTTTTAGGGAGGATATGGGATACTGGTTGTAGAAAACGTGTACAATGAATTTCGGGGGGATTATAACTATGCGTCAATTAAAAGGTATCAAAATTCTACTCGTCGATGACGAGCCTCATATTTTAGAATTTCTGGAGTTAGGTTTAGCGAATGAAGGGTTTGAGGTTATGACGGCTCAGGATGGGATCAGTGCGATTACAGCATGCAATAAATTTCAGCCGCATATCGCAATTCTGGATGTGATGATGCCGGGGATGGACGGATTCGAAGTTTGCCGAATGATTAAAAAGACGGAAAATGTCGCAGTTATCATGCTGACGGCTAAGGATGAAGTCGATGACCGGGTTAAGGGACTCACGCTTGGGGCCGATGATTATATGATTAAGCCGTTCAGCTTTGAGGAGCTGCTTGCCCGTATCTATGCGCGGATTCGCAACCATTTCCCCAACTTGTTCGGTGAAGTGATCATTGGACCGCTTCGCATGGATGATCGGCGCAAGGAAATTAGCCTGCATGACAACGTGCTGGAGCTATCTCCTACGGAATATGAGTTGCTCAAATTTATGTCAATTAATCACGGACTTGTATTAAGCAAATCGATGATTCTCGATAAAGTATGGGGCTATGACTTCGGTGGCGAAGAGAACATCGTCGAGGTGTATATTCGCTCCTTGCGCGATAAACTAGGCGATAAAGAACATAAGCTGATCCGCACAATTCGCGGCGCCGGTTATCGGATGGACTTAACATGAAAAGGCGGGGCCGGTTTGCCGAGCATTTTGCTATCGGTTCGCTGAAATTCCAGCTGCTATCGCGGTCCTTGTTGGTGATGTCTGCGTTGCTGCTGCTGATTGGTGTATTCCAATATATTTTCATGCAGCAATTTCTGTATAAGAACAAGGCGGAAACGATTCGCAACCAGCTTGCGACGTTACCTCCCAATACGTGGCAACGGGCAGGGGAATTTCCGGATCGAGGCCAGAATCCTTTTATGTCCAGACGAGACACTAACGGTGGTAACCGTTCGGAGAATGCTGGAGGAGAGTTTCCCCGAATTTTCATTCCTGATTTATCCATTGCTTTGATCGATAGTGAAGGGACTTACAAGCAGTTATCTTCAGAAAATGTAACGACCTCTTTGCAGCTTACGAAGGAAGAATATCAGGAATTATTGAAATTGAAATTGAAACCAGGCGATTACCGAATCATGAAGGATAAAGATGGCAATGAACAGTTAATTGTCTTTCATCAAATTCGTGAGAGATCCCAAGGCGTACAAGGACTTATTCAAGCGAGTTCGAGCACAGCACCGATCAAAGATTTGCTGCTCCGTCAGTTGTTTACCTTTCTACTATTGTCCATGACAGCAATGGTTATAGGACTGCTTGGATTCCTGCCCGTACTAAGGCGGACGTTGGTGCCGCTTTCGAATATGGTGGATACCGTGAAACAAATCGATTCAGGTAATCTGGGCGAGCGGTTTCCTGCGCATCAGGGGCAGGTGGAGATTGACCGGTTATCGACTTCTTTCAATAGTATGCTGGAGCGACTGGAATTTTCTTTTGAGGCGGAAAAAGAGGCCAAAGAGCAAATGCGCCGCTTCGCTGCGGATGCCTCGCATGAGCTTCGTACACCGCTGACTTCGATTCATGGCTTTCTGGAAGTGCTGCTTCGCGGAGCGTATCAACAGCCGGAGCCATTGCTGAAAGCGCTGAAGTCTATGCACGGCGAATCCGTACGCATTAATAAGCTAGTTGAAGACCTGCTGCTGCTTGCCAGATTGGATCGAACGCCATCTTTTCAGAAAACGGAAGGGCTGCTCGATGAGATGCTGCATGAGATGGAGCCTCAGCTTCGTCTACTGGCGGGAGACAGAACCGTTACTTTTACGCTGGAGCCTCAGATCCGTTGTCTATATGATTCGGATAAAATCAAGCAGGTCGTACTCAACTTGTTTCACAACGCCGTTCAGCATACGCATCCGTTGACCGGACAACTAGGGCTTTCGTTAACAAAGACAGATGCAGGTGTCGAGATTGCTGTGCAAGACAATGGGCCGGGTATCGCACCTGAGCATCTCCCTCATTTGTTTGATCGGTTCTACCGCATCGATTCCTCAAGGGCTAGGCGGAGTGGCGGTGCCGGATTGGGGCTGTCGATCACGCGCTCCATTGTGGAGCTGCATGGCGGAACGATTGAGGTTCATAGCACAGTAGGTGAAGGTAGTACATTTAAAGTGCTGCTGCTTCCATAGGTTAGATGAAGGAGCCTTATCTCGACTTGTCGGGGTGGGGCATTTTTTTGTCTATAGAAAAAAAGAGCCCCCAGAAGCTTCTATTTGGGCAAAAGGTGGCTAATGCTGTATTCAGCACGAAATTTATATTTCCATTGGAATTTTTTCAATGGAATCGACTCTCTGATCTCGAAATTCGTACTTTTATTGGAAAAAATCCAATGGAATTGACTTCCGGGCTGCCAAATCCCTACTTCCACTGGAGTTAATCCAATGGAAATTGTATTCAGGTTCCGAAATTCACAAAGTGGGAGCTGAATTTTCCAACTATGAGTTTTGGGACAGTCCTATTTGGTTTCGAGATATGGAAGGGTAGCCGGCCAATGATAACAAGCCAAACTACATCTGCGAGCTGCCTTATGGGCATCTGCTATTTTCAGCCAACCCTCAGAAATCTCTCAACCAATCTTCAGTTTACACTCAGATGAGATTCAGGTTAGGCGTCTATACTTGGTTTTGTAAGGAAGAAACAAAAAAATAAAGAAAAAGGTGGAAACAAATTATGAAAAACATCGGTAGAAAAATTCTTACAGGTTCATTGGTAGCTTCTTTTGTACTCGGAGTTGGTTTTGTTGGAGCCTTACATAATCAAGCATTTGCAGATACGGTGACTGGCACTTCAACGAGCACATCAACTCAAAACGCAGGACCGGGAGGCAAAGGTCGTGGAGATTTCGGAGACCGCGGTGGCTTCAGGGGTGTGAACGTTGTAAAAGAAACAGCGACAATCCTAGGCGTTGAGGAAAGCGTCGTACAGGACGCATTGAAAGCGGACAAAACTTTAGCTGCATTTGCAGAGGAAAAAGGACTGGCGAAAGCAGACTTTTTGCAAAAGCTGGTCGCAGCAGAGACCGCTTCGATTACAGCTGATGTAACAGCGGGCAAAATTACACAAACACAAGCTGATAAAGTTCTCAAAGGTCTAACTGATCAGTTGACGAAGCGTATTGAAGCGACTGGGTTCAAAGGCGGATTCCCTGGTGGAGAAGGCGGTCGCGGGGGCATGGGTATGGGCAAAGGCCACGGAGGCAATCTGGTAGAACAAACAGCAACCATTCTTAGCGTAGAGCAAAGTGTTGTGCAGGATGCTTTGAAAGCTGGCAAAACATTATCGGCTTTTGCAGTGGAAAAAGGATTAACGGAAGCAGACTATGTAGCTAAGTTAGTTGCCGCAGAAACAACAGCTATCAACGCTGAGGTTACAGCTGGGAAGATCACGCAAGCACAAGCAGACCAAATATTGTCCGGCTTATCCGACCGATTGACAAAACAAGTGCAAAGCACGCGTCCTGAAGGTGGTCGGGAAGGTAGAGGCGGCGGTCATGGTGGCCCTGGTGGCCCTGGTGGTGGGCTTTTCGGGAACCCTGAAGTGTTGACACAAATTCTGGGCATCACGCAAGATGAGCTAAGAACGGAATTAGAAGCAGGTAAATCAATCCTGGATGTTGCTACAGCTAAAGGCATCAGTGAAGATGATCTCGTCAGCAAAATCAAAGACGGAATGACGGATTCCATTAAGAAGCATGTGGAGCAAAAAGGCACTGACCGTAAGCGCCCAACAGGCACACCGTCTGCCAATCCAACAGCACCAACACCAGCTCCGGCTGCAACGAGCTAAAAATGAATTGGAGGAGGCTGCTCGCTATGCGGGCGGCTTTTTTGCCGTTCCGGTGAGATAGCAATTAAGTCCAGATTCCACGCTTTAGTGATGATTTACATCACTAAAGTGTGCGAGAGGCGGAGGAGTGACTCGTTAGTGATGTAAAATATGCTTAAATGATGAGGCGCTGGCCGAGTAGTCCGATTCCGCTTCGTAGATTGGTAGTCTGCGTAAAATAAGTTTTTAGACTGACCCTATAAAGAAACAGCGGCGGACTAGGACTGAAAATAATGTCTTAGACTGCTGCTGCTTCTATCATGCTAACGTTCTATGGAACCGACGGGTCATTATTTGACCCAAAAAGCTTGAGGCCACGAGCGCTCTCAATATTTAACGTGATTAAGATAGTTTCGCTCCCTAGAATTACTTAACGCTCTTTCCCCATTCGACAGGTTGTTCCAGGATTATCCCGTCTGTCTGCACCCATTGGGAAAGGCTGTTCTCTTTGGCTTGAATAACGATAAAATGCAGGTCTTCCGAAGCGGACGTATTCTTTAGCACTCTCACTCCGTCAGGAGCGATTCGAACCGAGGTTCCTTCGATCACTTCAAATTCGTTTCCGTCCACTTGGATAAGACCTTGTCCTTTAAGAAAGATGTAAAGTTCCTCATTTTCTTGGTGTTTGTGATAGAAGGGGATCTCTCCCTTTGGGGGCAGATTATTCAGTGATACTTCCATGCTCGTAAGATTTAGGGATTCTTTCAGGAAAATTTTACCTTTTATCATTCCTTCCGTGACGTTTCCAAAATTCGAAAATGCACCTGCATGGTTAATGGAGTAATTCACTTGATTCGGCTCCAATTTGTTCACCTCTCCTTAGATCTAATTGTATCAGTAACGTTAAATTAAAAGGCTGGCAGGGTTTTACCTGTTTCGAGCAGGCTCTTCAAATTACTGAGAATGACAGGCCAGCCATTATTAAATCCTTCGATCTTACCTTCATCTTTGCGAATATCCTGTTCTAACAAATCCTCGTGTCGGAGCGTCAGCTTTATAGTATCGTTCATAGGTGTTAATTCATAAGTAACTCTCGAAATTCGATCGCCTTCAACGTCTTTGACGCTCCAGCTAACTGTGAGTAAACGATGCGGCTCACATACAAGAACTTCACCATAATGATCAACCTTATCTTTATTCATCAACTTAAAGCTAGATCCGACTTGCCAATCTGAAACGATTTCACGACCAAAAAAGTACTGCTTAGTGAATTCACTATTAGTTAGAGCTGCCCAAAGCTTCTCAGGTGTAGTCGCGATGTAAGTTGTATAAACGAATGAAGTTTTATTCAAGTTTTGAATCCTCCTCTAAGGCTTGTTTTAGTGTGTTTAATGCCTCGATCCGGTGACGCTCAAACTTGCCGATCCATCGTTGATAAATGTCCCCGATAGGTACGGGGTTAAGATAATGAAGCTTTTCACGGCCTTGCCAAACCACAGTAACTAGATTTGCCTCTTCCAGCAGCAATAGGTGCTTCGTAACAGCTTGACGAGTCATGGTCATTTGTTTACAGAGTTCTCCCAAGGATTGTCCGTTATTCTCGAACAAGAGGTCGAGTAATTCTCTGCGTGTACCGTCTGCAAGTGCTTTAAAAAGTTTGTCCATGTCTCTATTATATGCAACAATTTAGTTGCATGTCAAACATTGTAAAAAAACTTTAGCTTATGCCACTGGAACTAGTTTTCAGCAAACGCTCAGCTTGTGTTCAACTTATATTCAGCCTACGCTCAGACTGGTTTCAGCGATCTCATTTACACTAAGTCCAGTAGGAATTGTTATAGCCTGGGCGGTGGACAGTCTGGGTACCTGGGAGAGGGGCATAAAGGATGAAATTAGGTCGGAAGAAGAAATGGGTCATTGTGGCCCTAGCTGCCATTCTATGTGGAGCGGGAACTTACTATTACGTACATAGCAAGGCGCAGCCAGCGTCTGCAGCAGCACAGCAAACTACGATGAAAGTGTCCAAAGGGGCGATATCCATGGCGGTATCAGGAACTTCTCAGCTGGATGCCAAGGACAAGCAAAATATTGTGATCCCCATAGATGGTATCATCAAAACGATGAATTTGACGCAAAATCAGGCGGTCAAGAAAGGCGATGTGCTAGTCGAGCTTTCGGTGCCTTCAACGGAAACGACTCTCAAGGAAGCCCAGGTCAGCTTACAGCAGCTTGAGAAAGAGCTTGCAGATCTGCAGGACCAACAAAATCATATGAGTGTTGCAGCTTCCATGTCTGGCAAGCTTACATTACCGGCCAATCTTGATGTGGGCAGTCAAGTCAATAAAACAACGAAGATCGGCACGATTTCAGATACATCGCAGTTTAAAGTGAAGCTGCCATTCTCCCTGCAAGAAGCTGTGCAGCTGAAAAAAGGTGACCCTGTAGAGCTCAGCGTCGATGGCTATTTACTATCCAAGGTCGGAGCCGTGGATACGATAGACCGTGAAATTAAAGCGGATGCTAACGGGAATAAAGTGGTTACAGTGGAGGTTCTGGTTAGCAATGATGGGACGCTTTCGGCGGGTCTTAAGGTAAAGGGCAGCATCGGCAGCGGTGATGGTAAAATCGACTCCTCCGAGCAGGTGGCGCTTGAGTATGTGCGTACATCTTCCATTTTTGCAGAGGCAAGCGGAACGATAAAAAGCATGAAATTTAAAGACGGAGAGACGGTGAAACAGGGCGAATTGATCGCCACCTTGTTCAATGACGACCTTCAAAACAATATCATTAGCAAGCAATCAGCCATTGAAAGTCAGAAAATCCGTGTGAGTGATGCGGAGCAGAAAGTAAATCAATTGACGATCAAGGCGCCGTTCGATGGCGTGTTCTCGGCTGATTTTGCCAATAGTAAAAACAATGTGCTTCGCAATTATCCAGTAGGCGCGCAAATTAATGCCAATACAACCCTAGGAGCCGTAGCGAGCCTAAGCACGATGCAGCTGGCTATTGCCGTAGATGAGCTCGATTTAACAAGCGTCAAGGTGGGGCAGAAGGTAACCGTGAAAGTTGATGCTATCGCCGGAAAGACGTTCCAAGGTGAAGTGACTTCCGTATCTAATGTAGGAACAACGACGAATGGGGTCACAACGTATGATGCTGTGGTAGCGATTCCGAATACGGATCAGAATGATTTGAAATATGCGATGACGGCGACGGCTGAAATTTCTATACAAGATAAGAAAGATATTCTCGTGCTTCCGATCCAAGTGGTTACAACAACCAGAGGAAAGTCTACCGTTACGCTGAAAAAAGCGGATGGCTCGCTCGAAGAGCAGCACGAAATCAAAGTGGGTATTCGCAGCAAAACGCAGGTTGAGGTGGTAAGCGGTTTGAACGCAGGCGACGAGGTCGTGATGCCGGTGCGCAGAGCGACTACAACGAATCAACAGCAGCAAGGGTTCCCTGGGGGTGCAGGT
It contains:
- a CDS encoding M4 family metallopeptidase, whose amino-acid sequence is MSKKKRLRNLTAMLATVLTLSLATPALANGELSNGESKFESGWTHSANLEEIVYDGKTKHPRFMKGILSPVIESDKEIVQQFQTNSFLHFDPTDQQLQVVKSETDDQNKQHVLYQQLYKGTPVYGKFLQVHLNANRQIYAIMNSTAEGMDQLNLNVNPSLTGEQAVAKYKAHLEQQLGYTIETGGTFHDMAVSQPQASLRVYEKEGAYLLVYVIDFNYMKPEFGNWTGFVDASSGQVIDEFSKIERLDTSRNSTGTGDSFSGQQRPLNIFLDNPGNPSPIYVLVDNTKNMSNGGYIITYNEKTNYPVTSDSTKHFTDKHGVDAHYLTGKVYDYYKQNFNRDSLDGNGMKMVSYVHDGTNVPNAFWTMLTPTQGVMFYGDGDGVGYKCMSCEMDVVAHELTHGLTAFTADLDYVGQSGALNEAFSDIMAAVMDGNWTVGEDTGTIIRDMSNPNAKGQPQHLDQYVNTVTDYRGVHVNSGIPNHAAYLIATKLDQAGYNGKSLLGKLAYYALTKYLTHTSQFIDARNAFYTAVDDLGVSSTDITTVRNIVDQAWKEVGIPYTDSIAADAFEPNNTFALAKTITFGTKIPGTLQTDDLDFYKFTIGGNVTQNVYAYLYGYSGNMAAILFKDTNTVPVHLTNTTDPSITYSTYGASAFKQSLEPGNYYLLIDTYGESFNSKGPYSLFFTNDSSKSAITSHLAERINEAGQLLDVHTYMPADKKNALNQAVTEALSVTGSVYAAETQFNETLKLDTAIKTFSAETDKAAPSWSSGSALSASNITTSGLKLTWPLAQDALSGVTQYKIYQGSTLLGTVAASVNTYDVSTLSANTPYTFTVKAGDALGNWTTTGLSVTATTLSNSGGGGGGCCAGGGFGGGFVPSTPEKTTEGQQAVAETALKSAVDGKVTITVDQKEAVLPVNAFDLIGNNKLQLNLGTAVLSLDSSILKDLANLLGSNKGKDAKLVFKHEKLNESESQQLINKAAGANGSMKPATEIYNFELQAVDGGQSLKLGKFEKPVELTLTYKQGTNPDLLGVYYYNESTSQWEYVGGTSNKSNNTITVVLSHFSKYAVVELDKQFNDIPSDHWANKALKSLSAKHIVTGTSETMFSPEAKTTRAEFAALLVRTLGLKASKPAPFQDVDQSAWYTDAVAAAYEAGLIGGRSETKFAPLATMTREEMAAMLVRAYEFKTAKKLGQGELSLVDNSLISGWAKGQVQTAVSNGLMNGIGNSKFAPQELTNRAQSAQAIYNLLQKL
- a CDS encoding response regulator transcription factor; the protein is MRQLKGIKILLVDDEPHILEFLELGLANEGFEVMTAQDGISAITACNKFQPHIAILDVMMPGMDGFEVCRMIKKTENVAVIMLTAKDEVDDRVKGLTLGADDYMIKPFSFEELLARIYARIRNHFPNLFGEVIIGPLRMDDRRKEISLHDNVLELSPTEYELLKFMSINHGLVLSKSMILDKVWGYDFGGEENIVEVYIRSLRDKLGDKEHKLIRTIRGAGYRMDLT
- a CDS encoding sensor histidine kinase: MKRRGRFAEHFAIGSLKFQLLSRSLLVMSALLLLIGVFQYIFMQQFLYKNKAETIRNQLATLPPNTWQRAGEFPDRGQNPFMSRRDTNGGNRSENAGGEFPRIFIPDLSIALIDSEGTYKQLSSENVTTSLQLTKEEYQELLKLKLKPGDYRIMKDKDGNEQLIVFHQIRERSQGVQGLIQASSSTAPIKDLLLRQLFTFLLLSMTAMVIGLLGFLPVLRRTLVPLSNMVDTVKQIDSGNLGERFPAHQGQVEIDRLSTSFNSMLERLEFSFEAEKEAKEQMRRFAADASHELRTPLTSIHGFLEVLLRGAYQQPEPLLKALKSMHGESVRINKLVEDLLLLARLDRTPSFQKTEGLLDEMLHEMEPQLRLLAGDRTVTFTLEPQIRCLYDSDKIKQVVLNLFHNAVQHTHPLTGQLGLSLTKTDAGVEIAVQDNGPGIAPEHLPHLFDRFYRIDSSRARRSGGAGLGLSITRSIVELHGGTIEVHSTVGEGSTFKVLLLP
- a CDS encoding cupin domain-containing protein → MEPNQVNYSINHAGAFSNFGNVTEGMIKGKIFLKESLNLTSMEVSLNNLPPKGEIPFYHKHQENEELYIFLKGQGLIQVDGNEFEVIEGTSVRIAPDGVRVLKNTSASEDLHFIVIQAKENSLSQWVQTDGIILEQPVEWGKSVK
- a CDS encoding SRPBCC family protein, with translation MNKTSFVYTTYIATTPEKLWAALTNSEFTKQYFFGREIVSDWQVGSSFKLMNKDKVDHYGEVLVCEPHRLLTVSWSVKDVEGDRISRVTYELTPMNDTIKLTLRHEDLLEQDIRKDEGKIEGFNNGWPVILSNLKSLLETGKTLPAF
- a CDS encoding ArsR/SmtB family transcription factor → MDKLFKALADGTRRELLDLLFENNGQSLGELCKQMTMTRQAVTKHLLLLEEANLVTVVWQGREKLHYLNPVPIGDIYQRWIGKFERHRIEALNTLKQALEEDSKLE
- a CDS encoding HlyD family efflux transporter periplasmic adaptor subunit, producing MKLGRKKKWVIVALAAILCGAGTYYYVHSKAQPASAAAQQTTMKVSKGAISMAVSGTSQLDAKDKQNIVIPIDGIIKTMNLTQNQAVKKGDVLVELSVPSTETTLKEAQVSLQQLEKELADLQDQQNHMSVAASMSGKLTLPANLDVGSQVNKTTKIGTISDTSQFKVKLPFSLQEAVQLKKGDPVELSVDGYLLSKVGAVDTIDREIKADANGNKVVTVEVLVSNDGTLSAGLKVKGSIGSGDGKIDSSEQVALEYVRTSSIFAEASGTIKSMKFKDGETVKQGELIATLFNDDLQNNIISKQSAIESQKIRVSDAEQKVNQLTIKAPFDGVFSADFANSKNNVLRNYPVGAQINANTTLGAVASLSTMQLAIAVDELDLTSVKVGQKVTVKVDAIAGKTFQGEVTSVSNVGTTTNGVTTYDAVVAIPNTDQNDLKYAMTATAEISIQDKKDILVLPIQVVTTTRGKSTVTLKKADGSLEEQHEIKVGIRSKTQVEVVSGLNAGDEVVMPVRRATTTNQQQQGFPGGAGGFPGGGGGFNGGGAGGFGGGGTQNGGGTGR